One genomic window of Desulfuromonas sp. AOP6 includes the following:
- a CDS encoding NHL repeat-containing protein, translated as MPLRITAQAVLKLDAKGLELRYPGAIFYDSAQDEMVVIDSGNNQLVVYSLDFFPKYCFGKGRGLQAVMNYFIHDDRAYALLGQTDERKGGLIRQFDRALLPVQDIVFHGFAGAEIFIPREMTVGSNGKLYVAGNDDHGCIVLDSSGRFSHVLQPFDEVLGVKEKVKINSVVRGASGRLYLLSEEVSKVFVYDENENFLYQFGQKGGVQGKLSRPRGLAVDEENGRIFIVDFMRHAVSVYSLQGDFLLELGGMGGERGWFYFPSDVALDRYGRLWVTDTFNQRVQVFSVKN; from the coding sequence TTGCCCTTGCGCATCACTGCGCAGGCCGTTTTGAAGCTTGACGCCAAGGGCCTGGAGCTTCGCTATCCCGGCGCCATTTTTTACGATAGCGCACAAGATGAAATGGTTGTCATCGACTCGGGTAACAATCAGCTGGTGGTCTATTCTCTCGATTTTTTCCCGAAATATTGTTTTGGCAAGGGACGTGGTCTTCAGGCCGTTATGAACTACTTCATCCATGATGACCGCGCCTATGCTCTTCTCGGTCAAACGGATGAACGCAAAGGGGGACTCATACGACAGTTTGATAGAGCGCTTCTCCCGGTTCAGGACATCGTCTTTCACGGCTTTGCCGGCGCTGAGATTTTTATTCCTCGTGAGATGACCGTTGGCTCTAACGGCAAGCTCTATGTGGCCGGCAATGACGATCACGGCTGCATCGTTCTGGATTCATCTGGACGTTTTTCCCATGTGTTGCAACCTTTCGACGAGGTCTTGGGTGTCAAGGAGAAGGTCAAGATCAATTCCGTAGTGCGGGGGGCAAGCGGTCGCCTGTATCTTCTCAGCGAAGAGGTGAGTAAGGTCTTTGTGTATGATGAAAATGAGAATTTTCTTTATCAGTTCGGTCAAAAAGGAGGGGTGCAGGGCAAATTGTCCAGGCCACGAGGCCTTGCTGTCGATGAAGAGAACGGACGGATATTTATCGTCGACTTCATGCGCCACGCCGTCTCTGTCTACTCCCTGCAGGGAGATTTTCTCCTTGAACTTGGCGGCATGGGGGGGGAGCGGGGCTGGTTTTACTTTCCGTCCGACGTGGCGTTGGACCGGTACGGACGTTTATGGGTGACTGATACCTTCAATCAGCGTGTTCAGGTCTTTAGTGTTAAAAATTGA
- a CDS encoding cytochrome c3 family protein, with amino-acid sequence MNRFATMIFGMALVLMAGTAIGAEEAAKHVVPLELKDCVKCHMQAVRDVNTRGGKHQTAVSCQDCHLEHPPMGTNAIPECGMCHDASEKAHYALENCQSCHNPHYPMEMDFTQIASVKPVCLTCHAGPGQEMQAYPSMHAQLDCKECHLTHGQATACNECHAPHSSDMTYQDCLLCHKPHMPLVVKYGDNLPSPLCGSCHGDVSQNLANTSRKHGALLCAYCHKGQHKVVPECSTCHGLPHGSAMHSKFPNCLDCHLDAHALDMPK; translated from the coding sequence ATGAATAGATTTGCCACGATGATCTTCGGTATGGCGCTGGTCCTTATGGCCGGTACGGCCATTGGAGCTGAGGAAGCCGCCAAACATGTTGTACCCCTCGAACTCAAGGATTGCGTCAAGTGCCATATGCAGGCTGTACGGGATGTCAATACCAGGGGAGGCAAGCACCAGACGGCTGTTAGCTGTCAGGATTGCCATCTCGAGCATCCCCCCATGGGCACTAATGCGATTCCAGAATGCGGCATGTGCCATGATGCGAGCGAAAAGGCCCACTACGCACTGGAAAACTGCCAATCCTGTCATAACCCCCATTACCCCATGGAAATGGATTTCACGCAGATCGCCTCGGTGAAGCCTGTCTGCCTGACCTGCCACGCCGGACCTGGACAGGAAATGCAAGCCTATCCCAGCATGCATGCCCAGCTTGACTGTAAGGAATGCCATCTCACTCACGGCCAGGCTACAGCCTGTAACGAGTGTCATGCCCCCCATTCGAGCGATATGACCTATCAGGACTGTCTGCTCTGCCACAAACCCCATATGCCCCTGGTTGTAAAGTACGGCGACAATTTGCCGTCGCCTCTATGCGGCAGCTGCCATGGCGATGTCAGTCAGAATCTGGCCAACACCTCCAGAAAGCATGGTGCCCTGCTGTGTGCCTACTGCCACAAAGGTCAGCATAAGGTAGTGCCTGAGTGCAGTACCTGTCATGGATTGCCCCATGGCAGTGCCATGCACAGCAAGTTTCCTAATTGCCTCGATTGTCATCTCGACGCCCATGCCTTGGACATGCCCAAGTAA
- a CDS encoding cytochrome C, with translation MKNRKSYSLYILVVLLIAGSGPFIVGGALVHAASTDEAAGVYQQPVKPLTTLDCAQCHMTVFTDIRDGGGKHQLHCAQCHETFHTWKPGRDWQQVVPQCATCHGETHGPNFKACLQCHLNAHAPVKSLTDLKTLAKNCNTCHDSQVKELTQFNSQHTLVSCAECHHTRHGYKPGCNECHPSPHTPFVSNPDCLSCHPVHSPRRIEYGKEVSNLICASCHGEVAALHKASPRKHANLSCVFCHVDSHGHVPECATCHGAPHSEAMLKKFTGCQACHGDAHSLALPAN, from the coding sequence ATGAAAAACAGGAAGTCATATTCTCTCTATATATTAGTCGTACTGCTGATTGCAGGGAGCGGTCCGTTCATCGTTGGAGGAGCGCTGGTGCATGCCGCTTCCACCGATGAGGCCGCCGGCGTCTACCAGCAGCCGGTCAAGCCTCTGACTACTCTTGACTGCGCCCAGTGTCACATGACGGTCTTCACGGATATTCGGGATGGCGGTGGCAAGCATCAGCTGCACTGTGCCCAATGTCATGAGACCTTCCACACCTGGAAGCCCGGACGCGATTGGCAACAGGTTGTTCCCCAATGCGCTACTTGCCATGGCGAGACGCACGGCCCCAACTTCAAGGCCTGCCTGCAATGTCACCTGAATGCCCACGCACCCGTTAAAAGTCTTACCGACCTGAAGACCCTGGCAAAGAACTGCAACACCTGCCACGACAGTCAGGTCAAGGAACTCACCCAGTTCAACAGCCAGCACACCCTGGTCAGTTGCGCGGAGTGCCATCACACCCGCCACGGATACAAGCCTGGGTGCAACGAATGCCATCCATCGCCGCATACGCCATTCGTGTCGAACCCGGATTGTCTAAGCTGTCATCCGGTCCATTCGCCGCGCCGCATTGAATACGGCAAGGAGGTCAGCAATCTCATCTGTGCGAGTTGCCACGGCGAAGTGGCTGCGCTTCACAAAGCCAGTCCCCGCAAGCACGCGAACCTGAGCTGCGTCTTCTGCCACGTCGACAGCCATGGCCATGTGCCCGAGTGCGCTACCTGTCATGGGGCGCCCCACAGTGAAGCCATGCTGAAGAAATTCACTGGTTGCCAGGCCTGTCATGGTGATGCCCATTCACTCGCTTTGCCGGCCAATTGA
- a CDS encoding CsgG/HfaB family protein gives MVAVLPLENHSAEKFAAERLRDVVTTELLARRLFKVVEKGDLRRFLREEVAEAETVSLDSTTAKRMGKALNIDAYLAGSVDDYSEIRNGSYSYPQVALTLRLVDVQTGRIIWQASGSARGYSSFGRIFGFSSPSVNEVSYRLVRDLLKTLR, from the coding sequence ATGGTGGCTGTTCTGCCTTTGGAAAACCATTCCGCCGAGAAATTCGCTGCGGAGCGACTTCGCGACGTTGTTACCACGGAGCTTCTGGCTCGTCGTCTGTTTAAAGTGGTTGAAAAGGGAGATTTGCGGCGTTTTCTTCGGGAGGAGGTCGCCGAAGCGGAAACCGTTTCCCTGGACTCCACCACCGCTAAGCGCATGGGAAAAGCTCTGAACATCGATGCTTACCTGGCCGGCTCCGTTGACGATTACAGTGAAATACGTAACGGTTCCTACAGTTACCCACAGGTAGCGCTGACCTTGCGTCTGGTCGATGTGCAGACCGGTCGAATCATTTGGCAGGCCAGTGGTTCGGCTCGGGGCTACAGCAGTTTCGGTCGTATTTTCGGTTTTTCCAGCCCCAGTGTGAACGAGGTCAGTTATCGTCTGGTCAGGGATCTCTTGAAAACCCTTCGCTGA
- a CDS encoding peptidyl-prolyl cis-trans isomerase — translation MSIKHVTIALLLACSFVCSSGFLDDAYALWGFWERDPVLLTVNEEQLTAADFKGWWKEWREEGMTVPDRPEAYLDWILLWREAEKMQLYEKESYRYKVDVFRKVWSLMLLKQEEVDSRITNPPREELWKDYLHDYAPRLSLRMVRVSEADKVEPMQQAVESGLSLAESAVLAKVTNVADLMENSGFLRPRRIPEPLRRAVGHLPVGQIAGPVSWENAWYFLEVLEREPISEEDFQKNREVLARSWQKKKSAELTSALVEKAKAKYGVSVDREVVEAIGFQPLDAQLAARPAVTLGGDVIRAQDIADLMIKSRTTRPKVDVATLREGVINDMLAQTLTALEALDRQYETKPPFKQTFTFYQQHRLILELENEIFWPQVRVSDEDVRQAYQKNPEPYSSGGIVELAQVQTGEKALARQLSARLSAGEDFHALMRPLAPGGVKTEKIPLNHLSSPVREIVADMVQGETRSWETPEGETLFIKVIRLDLLPPLPLEQVAEKIRQTMRQSRFEEVRSRYVDMLRERSTIKVNERVWKEIREQLVKEAETNATS, via the coding sequence TTGTCCATAAAACATGTCACAATAGCCCTGCTACTTGCTTGCAGTTTTGTCTGCAGTTCTGGATTTCTCGATGACGCGTATGCCCTTTGGGGATTCTGGGAGAGAGATCCCGTGCTACTCACGGTGAACGAAGAGCAGTTGACAGCCGCCGATTTCAAGGGCTGGTGGAAGGAATGGCGGGAAGAGGGGATGACGGTGCCAGATCGTCCCGAGGCCTACCTCGACTGGATTCTGCTCTGGCGCGAAGCGGAAAAGATGCAATTGTACGAAAAAGAGTCCTACCGTTACAAAGTGGACGTTTTTCGCAAGGTCTGGTCGCTGATGCTGCTGAAGCAGGAGGAGGTAGACAGCCGCATCACCAACCCGCCTCGGGAGGAACTGTGGAAAGATTATCTGCATGACTACGCGCCCCGTCTGAGTCTGCGCATGGTCCGGGTCTCCGAAGCCGACAAGGTAGAACCGATGCAGCAGGCGGTGGAGTCGGGTCTGTCCCTGGCGGAATCCGCCGTTTTGGCAAAAGTGACCAATGTTGCGGATTTAATGGAAAATTCAGGATTTCTCCGCCCTCGCCGTATTCCCGAACCCCTGCGGCGGGCCGTAGGCCATTTGCCCGTCGGCCAGATAGCGGGCCCGGTGAGTTGGGAAAACGCCTGGTATTTTCTGGAAGTTTTGGAACGGGAGCCTATCTCGGAAGAGGATTTTCAGAAGAACCGGGAGGTGCTGGCCCGGAGTTGGCAGAAAAAAAAGAGTGCCGAATTAACATCGGCCCTTGTAGAAAAAGCGAAAGCGAAATATGGGGTGAGTGTCGATCGGGAAGTGGTTGAAGCTATTGGATTCCAGCCCCTGGATGCTCAACTGGCCGCACGGCCGGCGGTTACCTTGGGCGGAGACGTGATCAGGGCTCAGGATATAGCCGACCTCATGATCAAGTCGAGAACGACACGGCCGAAGGTTGATGTTGCCACTCTGCGCGAAGGGGTCATCAACGATATGCTGGCCCAGACGCTTACCGCGTTGGAAGCCCTGGACCGGCAATACGAAACCAAGCCTCCCTTTAAGCAGACCTTCACGTTTTACCAACAGCATCGATTGATCCTGGAACTTGAGAACGAAATTTTCTGGCCCCAGGTCCGAGTCAGTGATGAAGATGTTCGGCAGGCGTATCAAAAGAATCCAGAACCCTATTCCTCGGGGGGCATTGTCGAACTGGCGCAGGTCCAAACCGGTGAGAAAGCCCTTGCCCGGCAGTTGTCGGCAAGGCTTTCGGCCGGTGAAGACTTCCATGCTCTCATGCGTCCTCTCGCTCCCGGTGGTGTGAAGACGGAAAAAATCCCCCTGAATCACCTGTCTTCCCCCGTCCGGGAGATTGTGGCCGACATGGTACAGGGAGAGACCCGCAGTTGGGAGACCCCCGAGGGTGAGACTCTTTTCATCAAGGTTATCCGTCTCGATCTGCTGCCGCCTCTGCCGCTGGAGCAGGTGGCCGAAAAAATTCGCCAGACGATGCGGCAGTCCCGATTTGAGGAAGTGCGCAGCCGCTATGTCGACATGCTGAGAGAACGTTCGACCATAAAGGTCAATGAACGGGTCTGGAAAGAGATACGCGAACAACTGGTCAAGGAAGCGGAAACGAATGCGACGTCTTGA
- a CDS encoding cytochrome c3 family protein, which translates to MRRLDFAWKILLCLVTVGLAACAPAGQKGASKGCLDCHQEYASRFSEGNKHRPVATQECGACHRNHGLIGGLYLKREVPELCFGCHADINPARVNYAVSHPPADTGECLACHDPHNAIQPGLLKDAEETLCLTCHGTAAFAGQLRHAPLAKGCRTCHQAHGSQNPDLLSMDKEALCASCHDLQHQSHRNRHGGYAVDRGCTECHNAHTSDQKFLLKKSVHGPVKEGTCGDCHNSANLGSDGLPAADMELSCYSCHGDRKADFSAADAHAVVRDGQCRACHSPHASDSAFLVSENEKTLCFTCHTFKFNEPGGPLSGRTKGHSPVASGDCLSCHTPHRAEAGRKALLNAPSGSLCGQCHDTATSAPTYSHPPVHEDGCLGCHQPHESSEAGLLLKAQRDLCADCHEGVRQAMKDTHLHRPFLNGRCGACHDPHGGDRAAFLKGEGAQTCAPCHPKLEAQRQIPGRHEPFKAGQCAACHQPHSSDQAFLLSAEVSTVCLQCHPGQKPATGVMGKHQNCASCHAPHGNEGDHYLLKSLPELCLSCHDVDRFWVQGVAHEPAASGQCGACHDPHFRRVKTSFSAMETCYGCHSLSPADLAKTHSGIRPGDETCLECHDPHGASKKSLLHPVGHKPFTDGDCAVCHQGGSR; encoded by the coding sequence ATGCGACGTCTTGATTTTGCCTGGAAGATTTTATTATGCCTCGTTACGGTCGGACTGGCTGCTTGCGCTCCGGCCGGACAGAAAGGGGCGTCCAAGGGGTGTCTCGATTGCCACCAGGAATACGCGAGCCGGTTTTCCGAAGGGAACAAACACAGACCTGTGGCTACGCAGGAATGTGGAGCTTGCCATCGCAACCATGGGCTGATTGGCGGCCTTTATCTGAAAAGAGAAGTACCCGAACTCTGCTTCGGCTGCCATGCGGACATCAATCCGGCCAGGGTCAATTACGCCGTTTCTCATCCGCCGGCTGACACAGGCGAGTGCCTGGCCTGCCACGATCCCCACAACGCCATACAACCAGGCCTTCTCAAAGACGCGGAAGAAACACTCTGCCTGACCTGCCACGGTACCGCCGCTTTTGCCGGGCAGCTCCGGCATGCGCCTCTGGCGAAGGGGTGCCGGACCTGCCACCAGGCCCATGGCAGTCAGAATCCTGATCTGTTATCCATGGACAAGGAGGCCCTCTGTGCCTCCTGCCATGACCTGCAGCATCAAAGTCATCGGAATAGGCACGGAGGCTATGCCGTCGACAGGGGGTGCACGGAGTGCCACAATGCCCATACTTCTGACCAGAAGTTCCTTCTGAAGAAGTCCGTTCACGGGCCGGTGAAGGAGGGTACTTGTGGAGATTGCCACAATAGCGCCAATCTTGGCAGTGATGGACTGCCTGCGGCCGACATGGAATTGTCCTGTTACAGCTGTCACGGCGACAGAAAGGCTGACTTTTCTGCAGCAGATGCCCATGCCGTCGTGCGCGACGGACAATGCCGGGCCTGTCATTCACCTCATGCCAGTGATTCCGCCTTTTTGGTGAGCGAGAATGAAAAAACCCTTTGTTTCACCTGTCATACCTTTAAGTTCAATGAGCCTGGAGGTCCTCTGTCGGGCAGAACAAAAGGACACAGCCCGGTAGCGAGCGGGGACTGTCTCAGCTGCCATACGCCTCATCGCGCTGAGGCCGGTCGGAAAGCCCTTTTGAACGCCCCGTCCGGCAGCCTGTGCGGGCAGTGCCATGACACGGCAACGTCTGCCCCGACCTATTCTCATCCCCCCGTGCACGAGGATGGCTGTCTGGGGTGCCACCAGCCCCATGAGAGCTCCGAGGCCGGACTGCTTCTTAAAGCTCAGCGCGATCTGTGCGCAGACTGTCATGAGGGTGTGCGTCAGGCCATGAAAGATACCCATCTGCATCGACCTTTTCTGAACGGCCGCTGCGGAGCCTGCCATGATCCCCACGGCGGCGACAGGGCCGCTTTCCTGAAAGGAGAAGGGGCCCAGACCTGTGCTCCCTGCCATCCTAAGCTTGAGGCGCAGCGGCAGATTCCGGGGCGGCATGAACCTTTCAAGGCCGGTCAGTGCGCCGCCTGTCACCAGCCCCACTCCAGCGACCAGGCTTTTTTGCTGTCGGCGGAGGTTTCCACTGTCTGCCTGCAATGTCACCCAGGCCAGAAACCCGCGACGGGTGTTATGGGTAAACATCAAAACTGCGCCAGCTGCCATGCCCCCCACGGCAACGAAGGCGATCACTACCTGCTGAAAAGCCTTCCCGAGTTGTGCCTTTCCTGCCATGACGTCGATCGCTTCTGGGTGCAGGGCGTGGCGCATGAACCGGCTGCGTCCGGTCAGTGTGGCGCCTGCCATGACCCCCACTTCCGTCGTGTCAAGACCTCTTTTAGCGCCATGGAAACCTGCTACGGCTGTCACAGTCTGTCACCAGCTGACCTGGCCAAAACCCACAGCGGCATAAGGCCTGGGGATGAAACCTGCCTTGAGTGTCACGATCCGCACGGCGCCAGCAAGAAATCCCTGCTGCATCCCGTCGGGCATAAACCTTTCACGGACGGAGACTGTGCCGTCTGTCACCAGGGAGGCTCACGATGA
- a CDS encoding cytochrome c3 family protein produces MRQGLALYLLAMGLIFIASGAMAAESGDCYGCHDRQAFQGIVVHAPVKEGRCSLCHSPHVAKEKALLRTSEAELCLQCHQDVGQAVARSPYPHEPVARGKCVTCHAPHASNHRDLLAGNLSDTCFSCHQESRRTYDFSHRPFVEGKCDSCHTSHGAADSRLIKAADPLLCLACHQDRERLKSRHLGRNPSDMSCLKCHSPHGGSQKTLLRSRQHEPFAQGRCRQCHAQSNSPSLCLGCHEPILPSFQHSHSHLVGQAGGNICLSCHDPHVGDVAGMLPANQSNVCRSCHADTFNRRASMLHRHPQWNTCSDCHELHGSDHTAMLKDEVDAVCGQCHEKHVSFTHPIGEKARDPRNDLPMTCITCHDSNVGTLFKYHLRGGGERGLCIECHQSY; encoded by the coding sequence ATGAGACAGGGCCTTGCTTTATACCTGTTGGCCATGGGCTTGATTTTTATCGCGTCAGGCGCGATGGCGGCTGAGAGCGGCGATTGTTATGGCTGTCATGACCGCCAGGCTTTCCAGGGCATAGTCGTGCATGCACCTGTCAAAGAGGGGCGCTGCAGTCTGTGCCATTCTCCTCATGTTGCCAAGGAAAAGGCTCTGCTGCGGACCTCCGAGGCCGAGCTCTGCCTGCAGTGCCATCAGGATGTCGGGCAAGCCGTGGCCAGAAGTCCCTATCCCCATGAACCAGTGGCCCGGGGTAAGTGTGTGACTTGTCATGCTCCCCACGCGTCAAATCATCGGGACTTGCTGGCAGGAAACCTATCGGATACCTGCTTTTCCTGTCATCAAGAGAGCCGCCGAACCTACGACTTTTCCCACAGGCCCTTTGTCGAAGGCAAATGTGACAGCTGCCACACCTCGCACGGAGCGGCGGATTCGCGTCTCATCAAAGCGGCGGACCCTCTCCTGTGTCTGGCCTGCCACCAGGACAGGGAGCGTCTGAAATCCAGGCATCTTGGCCGTAATCCGAGCGATATGTCCTGCCTGAAGTGTCACTCGCCCCATGGTGGCAGCCAAAAGACACTTCTGCGGTCCAGACAGCATGAGCCCTTTGCCCAAGGCCGGTGTCGCCAGTGCCATGCACAATCTAACAGCCCCTCACTGTGCCTGGGGTGCCACGAGCCAATCCTGCCGAGCTTTCAGCACAGTCATTCTCATCTGGTCGGCCAGGCTGGCGGCAATATCTGTCTGAGCTGCCATGACCCCCACGTGGGAGACGTCGCCGGCATGTTGCCAGCAAACCAGTCAAACGTATGCAGATCCTGTCACGCCGACACGTTTAACCGTCGTGCCAGCATGCTGCACCGGCATCCCCAATGGAATACCTGTTCCGATTGTCATGAACTGCACGGCAGTGATCATACGGCGATGTTAAAGGACGAGGTGGACGCTGTTTGTGGTCAGTGTCATGAAAAACACGTGAGTTTCACGCATCCCATCGGAGAGAAAGCCAGGGATCCGCGCAATGACTTGCCGATGACCTGCATTACTTGCCACGACTCCAATGTCGGCACCCTCTTCAAGTATCATCTCCGCGGGGGCGGCGAAAGGGGGCTTTGCATCGAATGTCACCAAAGTTATTGA
- a CDS encoding cytochrome c3 family protein — MRIVRHHFYAGKLALEVAIICTWILVTALSTFAGPYADSAHGNSPDGVSGYGVKRVTSPHNETYARGNCGHCHEQHLGAEEFLLFAPNNPPTASQNLCFDCHSNASLNEGTLINANYSATFGGAIPTHTSIESVFSSISPNASIHDLSAVSTEIQKYWPETFGPSSNPCAGCHNPHRAQKNNNPGPYNASVLPKTAISLPGDHNSLWGDSYAESMKQYAENQGGEYRAPFAVGANPALISTAHEPDQVSRPITSEEVKGATTPDYATFCLACHQYTMGTVRAIRWDLDYHGPVNGISYKNDKGVRIAPYTSDGTTSGTDISYGTGGVNFILSCLDCHEPHGSENRSMLRTTVNGKTGIQIAVTGEWYAFCTGCHASDTHKTSGACNTNGCHTHGSTRF, encoded by the coding sequence ATGAGGATAGTCCGTCACCATTTTTACGCGGGCAAGCTGGCGCTAGAAGTGGCGATAATCTGCACTTGGATTTTGGTGACGGCCCTGTCGACTTTTGCTGGCCCCTACGCCGACTCGGCGCACGGCAACTCCCCCGATGGTGTCTCAGGCTATGGAGTCAAGCGAGTCACCAGTCCACACAACGAGACCTATGCCCGAGGTAATTGCGGTCACTGCCACGAGCAGCACCTTGGTGCCGAGGAATTCCTGCTTTTCGCGCCGAATAATCCGCCGACAGCCAGTCAGAATCTCTGTTTCGACTGCCACAGCAACGCATCGCTCAATGAGGGCACTCTCATCAACGCCAATTACAGTGCCACCTTCGGCGGGGCTATTCCTACCCATACCAGTATTGAAAGTGTTTTTTCATCCATCAGCCCCAATGCGTCCATCCATGATCTCAGTGCCGTCTCCACGGAGATTCAAAAGTACTGGCCAGAGACCTTCGGCCCCAGTTCCAATCCTTGCGCCGGCTGCCATAATCCGCATCGGGCTCAAAAAAACAATAATCCCGGTCCTTACAATGCCAGTGTACTGCCCAAAACAGCCATCTCCCTGCCCGGCGACCATAACAGCTTGTGGGGGGACAGTTATGCCGAAAGCATGAAACAGTACGCCGAAAACCAGGGCGGCGAGTACCGTGCTCCTTTCGCGGTGGGGGCCAACCCTGCCTTGATCTCCACTGCGCACGAGCCTGACCAGGTCAGTCGTCCTATCACCAGCGAGGAAGTCAAAGGGGCGACGACGCCCGATTACGCCACCTTCTGCCTGGCCTGCCATCAATACACCATGGGAACGGTGCGGGCCATCAGATGGGATCTTGATTATCACGGCCCCGTCAACGGAATTAGCTACAAAAATGACAAGGGTGTTCGCATCGCGCCTTACACTTCGGATGGTACAACGTCGGGAACGGACATCTCCTATGGCACGGGTGGTGTCAACTTTATTCTCTCCTGTCTGGACTGCCATGAACCGCACGGCTCGGAAAACAGGTCGATGCTGCGAACCACGGTCAATGGCAAGACGGGCATCCAGATTGCCGTGACCGGTGAGTGGTACGCATTCTGTACGGGCTGTCATGCCTCGGACACTCACAAGACCTCGGGTGCATGCAATACTAACGGCTGCCACACCCATGGAAGTACCAGATTCTAA